A DNA window from Brassica napus cultivar Da-Ae chromosome C1, Da-Ae, whole genome shotgun sequence contains the following coding sequences:
- the LOC106416128 gene encoding probable nicotianamine synthase 4: MGYCQDDKLVNTICDLYEKISKLESLRPCEDVDTLFKQLVSTCIPPNPNIDVTKMCESIQEMRSNLIKLCGHAEGHLEHHFSSILTSFEDNPLHHLNVFPYYNNYLKLSKLEFDLLEQNLNGSVPKTVAFIGSGPLPLTSIVLASFHLKDSIFHNFDVDPSANSVAARLVSSDPDLSQRMFFHTVDVMDVTESLKDFDVVFLAALVGMDKQEKIKVIEHLEKHMSPGALLMLRSAHGPRAFLYPIVEPCDLQGFQVLSVYHPTDEVINSVVISRKLDGDVGNHDHMDQASELACNCSQIHAIMNKKKSIVEEFTGSIEEQLS; this comes from the coding sequence ATGGGTTATTGCCAAGACGACAAGCTAGTGAACACGATCTGCGATCTGTACGAAAAGATCTCGAAGCTCGAGAGCCTGAGACCTTGTGAAGATGTCGACACTCTTTTCAAGCAGCTTGTGTCCACATGCATACCACCAAACCCTAACATCGACGTCACCAAAATGTGTGAAAGCATCCAAGAGATGAGATCAAACCTCATCAAACTCTGTGGGCATGCTGAAGGTCACTTAGAGCATCACTTCTCTTCAATCTTAACCTCGTTTGAAGACAACCCACTTCACCATTTGAACGTTTTCCCGTACTACAACAACTATCTCAAACTAAGCAAGCTCGAGTTCGATCTCCTCGAACAAAACCTTAACGGATCTGTTCCAAAGACTGTAGCTTTCATTGGCTCTGGTCCTCTCCCTCTCACTTCCATCGTTCTTGCCTCTTTCCATCTCAAAGACTCAATCTTTCACAACTTTGATGTCGACCCATCAGCGAACTCCGTTGCAGCTCGTCTGGTTTCTTCTGATCCTGACCTCTCTCAACGCATGTTCTTCCATACCGTTGATGTAATGGATGTAACAGAGAGCTTGAAGGACTTCGACGTTGTATTCTTGGCAGCTCTTGTCGGGATGGATAAACAAGAGAAGATTAAAGTGATCGAGCATCTTGAGAAACACATGTCTCCTGGTGCTTTGCTCATGTTGAGAAGCGCTCATGGACCTAGAGCATTTCTATATCCCATCGTTGAGCCTTGCGATCTCCAAGGTTTCCAAGTGTTATCGGTTTATCACCCGACCGATGAAGTTATCAACTCTGTTGTGATCTCAAGGAAGCTCGATGGAGATGTAGGTAATCATGATCACATGGATCAAGCTTCTGAGCTCGCGTGCAACTGTTCCCAGATCCACGCGATtatgaacaagaagaagagcatTGTCGAGGAGTTCACAGGTTCTATTGAAGAACAGCTTTCTTAG